GCCCGGCCATTTTCCGGTACAGCAGCTTCTTTTGTCCTGTGGGCTGCAAGGAAAGGGCAGGGATGACCTGCGGGTATCCATCCGTTCCGATCCAGGAAAGGACCTTGACTGCTGCCATCCTGGCGAATTCAATCCGCACGGCCCGAGGGATAACGACGAGGTCTGACGGCGACGTTCCTTCGCCATTGCCTTTAAGGGAGGCCATCAGCCGAGCCATCAAAAAATCCTTGAGAACCTGCAGCTTGGAAATGGCAAAGGTCTTTTCCATTGAACGAATGCGGATGAGGCCGGCATTGCGGACCCCGGTGTAGGCATTATAACGCAAATGGGAACTGTTTTTTTGTCGATCGACATATAGGCCGCTGCGCTGAAACTCGATAAAATCTCCCTTGAGAATCCAACCTTGCAGTTCCGGTGTGATCACCAGGATGCTGAGACGCCGATCCGCCTCGAGATTCTTGATGCTCTTGCGAAGAAGGAAATTCCCAAAGAAGAGCGTATCCTCTTGATCATCGGCCGGCAACAGAGAAATGCACGGAACAACGTTAGGAATGCCCTCAATCGAGCGGGTGGCCAGAAACTTGGGGGTCATCTCTCCGCGCAGGGCATTCAATAATCCGGGGGTCTGTTCGAGCAAAGACATAATCCACCCTCCTGATTTCGGATTTCGGATTTCGGATTTCGGAATTTAAAAACCACGGGGTATTGCAACAGTTCAATCTCCGGTCGCTCCGGACCAAAGGGCTGTCGGAACCAGTTCCATGGCCCCTTGCCAAAGCCTTTCCATCTCGGACCGGGTTAACAAAGGGGTCTTTTCCAACCGATACGCCAGGTCAAGCCGATGGTATTTGGGTTTGCCCAGATTGGTGTAGGCGAGCAAGTCCCAGCGCTGCACGGTGGGCAGGGCCTCCTGAATAAAGCCACCTATGGCCCGGATATTTTCCATCCCGGCGGTATAACCGGGGATGACGGGTGTACGAATCCACAGGGGTTTGCCTTCGGCCGAGATCCTCCGGACATTCTCCAGGATAGTCCCGTTGGGGAGACCGGCGGCCCGTTTATGGGCTATCCCGTCAATAATTTTAAGGTCGAACAATACCAGGTCTACCCAAGGCAACAGCTCTTCAAAACGCTCCCAGGAAACCGCCCCGCTGGTATCCAGGGCCACATGGACCCCGGCTTCCTTACAAAGCGGCAGGACTTGGATGAGAAAATCCGCCTGCATCATCGGTTCGCCGCCGCTGAAGGTCACCCCTCCCTTTGAGGTCCGGTAAAAGACCTGATCTTTCATAAGCTCACTCATTAGCTCGTCCGGAGTAAAGGGGCGACCGATCATCTCCAGGGCTGCTGCCGGGCAGACCTTCGGGCACTTCCCGCAGAGGGTGCATCGTCCCCGATCGATCCGCAGACCTTCAGGCAACAGAGTCAAGGCCCTTTCCGGGCAGATGCTGAGGCAATCTTTGGCACCAATGCACCGCCTGTCGTACCACATCAGGTCGGGCTCGGTGCGCAACCCTTCCGGGTTGTGGCACCAGGGACAGCGCAAAGGGCAGCCTTTGAGAAAGACCGTCGTTCGGATACCTGGTCCGTCTTCGGTGCTGAATTTCTGGATATTGAAAATTATGCCTTGGGTCATGACAACTTTTTTAAACCTTTGTCAAACCGGGTGTGACTCCCGGGCGATGATCTCGTCCTGAATCTCTTTTCCCAGCCCCGTAAAATAGGCGTTGTAACCGGTAACCCGCACCAGGAGGTTGTGGTATTCGTCGGGAAATTTTTGCGCCTCCCGAAGGGTATCGGCGTCAATGACATTGACCTGGAGACAGGTCCCGCCCACCTGACCGTAGGCGCGCAGCAGGGCTTTGAGCTTTTGGCGTTGTTCGGGATTTCGAAATAGACTCGGGCTGAAGCTCATGGTGTGACTTGCACCGTTGGGTGCGGTCTCCAATCCTAATTTACCCACGCTCTTGATGACTGCGGTCGGGCCCTGGTGGTCGGCCCCATTGACCGGGCAGACGGCGTTGGAAAGAAACTGCCCGCGACGGCGGCCGTCCGGAGTGGCGGCGGTCGTGGGGGCATAAGCGATCCAGTAATTCCAGGAAAGATAACCGCCGCGATAGCGCTTTCCGGTAGGGGAAGTGTGCTTAAAGGCCTCTTCGGTCCAAAAGCGGCTGACCTCACGGGCGATGGCATCGGCGTAACCATCGTCGTTGCCATACTTGGGCGCTTTGTTAAGCAAAATACGGTGGAAATCCTCTTGTCCTTCAAAATTGGACCGGAGGGCCTCAATCAGTTTCCCCATTTCCACCTGACCATCTTCATAGACCAGCTTTTTTATGGCCGCCAGGCTGTCGGCGACCGTGGCCAGGGCCACCCCTTCCACCGTCAGGAAATTATAACGGGCCCCTCCGGCGTTGCAATCTTTGCCGTTTTGCAGGCAGCCGTCCACCAGAGCGCTCAGATAAGGGACCGGTTCAAAGCGGGCCCGGCCGGCGTCGGCCATATTGTTGGCGGCGATCAGTTTTTCCAGGATGGCTTTGAGCTGTTGTTTAAAGGCCTCCATAAACCCGATAAAATCGTTAAAATTTTCGGGGTTTCCGGTGAGGGGGCCGATCTGTCGGCCTGTTGCCATATCGCGCCCGTTGTTTAAGACCAACTCGACCGCCTTAGCCAGATTCAAATTCACATCCACGGTGCCGGAGCGGTCATCGCCTGTCAGGGTGTTCTCCAGACAACCGACCGGGGCATAATCCCAGAGGCGTTCTTCCGGCAGACCCTGCCATCGCAAGCCGGCCATGGAATTCTCATCAAAGTTGATTAAAAAAGGCGACCCCTGGGCCTTGGCCAACATAGCCACCAGGCGATCGAGTAATCGGTCTGAGGTCCGGGCGTGGATGCGGACGTTGGGTTTGGGTTCCAGGAGGTTCATCTCTTCGACAATCTCCAGCATAAGGTAGGTCAGGTCATTGGAGGCGTCGTTACCCTGGGCGTCTATGCCGCCCAGGGTTATGAGCTGACCGAAGGAGGAATTGATCCCCTGATTGGTGCCGGTCCAGCCCTGATAATCATAGACATAGTTATGTTTGATCCACCAGCATTGCAGCCACTCACGGGCGGTCTCATCCTCTAAGCGGCCGGCCTTCCGATCGGCCTCAAAGTATGGGTAGAGGTACTGATCGACCCGCCCGGGTGAGAGGCCCGGTCCCGGATAACTTTCAGCGGCCATGGCCAGCATATGAGTAAACCAGAGGGCTTGCAGGGCTTCCGGAAAGGTTTCCGGGGGAAGCCAGGGAACCTTTCGGCAGATCCGGGCGATCATATAAAGTTCCTCTCGTCGGTTCGGATCGGCCTCGGCCTTGGCCAGGCGTTGAGCATTTACGGCATAACGTTTGGCAAGGTCTCCCGCCGCCTCGGCGGAAATAATGATCGCCCGGGCCAGGTTTTTTTGTTCGGTGTTTCTCGCCGGGTCGTTCAACACAACCTGGGCCTCTTCGCTGATTCCCTTCCAGCCGATACGCAGGACCTTGGGATAGTTGGGCACCAGATGACCGGGTACGGCGGCGCAGTTGCCCACTCCCGTGTTATTGAGCACATTCCAGACCTTGAGGAATGCTTCCTCTTCCCGGTTACGCAGCCGGGCCTCTTCTTTTTTGAGACAACGCGACAGGGCCGTGTTGAAGTGGGAGCCGACGATCAGCTCCCCTTCCAGGATTGCGACCGGCAACAAAAAACGCACCACCTGGCGAAAAAAAAGGGCCTGGCGAACAATCAAGGGCTCTTTCCAAAAGTCCGGCGGCAAAGGGACGGATTTGGCGGCTGCCCAGAGATAACTGCGAAATCCTTTCTGAAACAGGGCGACTTCAGGCACATTGGTCCAGCTCCAGATGGAATAGACCATGTCCCAAGGGGTTCCGGTAGTATAAGCCCGCACCTCGTTAGTGTATTGCCGTTCGTAAAAGGACCAGAATTGTTCCCGTAATTTTTGCACTCGTGGAGAAAGGGTCGGGGCGGCCGACCACAATTGGGTCGGGGAAAGGGCGAAGCAGCTTTCTGCGGATTTCATGGATGCACCTCCATTGGTTTAAAGCTTCCAACAGGTACTGCCCAAAATATTTTTGCGGATTAAATTTTTACCCTCCCATTAATGCGGGAGGGCAAGATAGGTGTTGACTAAGAAATTATCATGGGGAGGGTTAAAAAGCAATGGTTTTGATTTTCTTGCCCTTTCACTTTTGACACGTTCGTAAAAAGCTATGAAACGCCGCATTGCGGCAATAAAAAAGCTAAGTTATTTGGAAGTCGACAAGCATCCATTGTCGTCATTCCCGTGGAAACGGGGATCCAGTCCCGCCAAAGGAGTAATTAAGAAGTTATGATTAACATGGATTCCCGCCTGCGCGGGAATGACGAGTTTATACATAATCATCAATTTTAATGAATATCTAAAAAGTCGCCAAAACTCGCATTACGTCATTCCGGCGAAAGCCGGAATCCAGTCTTTTCAATTGGTTCTGAACCCCGGCGCCTGCCCCGAACCCCGGATCAAAGCCTGCCCCGGACTTGATCCGGAGTTCGCCCTCCGGGTGTGGTCCCCTACGGGATGGAGGCCGGAATGACGCATCGCGGGCTTCAGTGACTGGACGAATCCTTCACTTTTATCCGGACCGTCAACGCAAACTGCGGATAAATGCCCCCACCGCCCCGCTGCCCTGCTGTTCCACGATCCGGATCGTCTGGGAGCCGATGACGGCAATATCGGTCTTGCCTTTTAGAAAATCGACATCGCTCTTATCCTTGATCCCGAAACCTACGGCCAAAGGAAGAGAGGTGGCCTCACGGCATCGGACCAGATAGCCGGCCATTTCTTGTGAAAAGGAAGTGTCGGCACCGGTGACCCCTTTCCGACTCAGACAATAGATAAACCCCCGGGCCAGAGAAGCGATATGACCCATCCGACTGTCCGGAGTAGTGGGAGAAAAGAAAAGGATGGGCGAAAGCCCCTGCTGTTTCATGACCCGGAGGTACTCATGGCCTTCTTCAGGAGGCAGGTCAGGGACTATGGCTCCTTTGAGATTCCCTTCGGCCAGGGCCGTAGCGAATTGGTCGAGGCCGAATTTAAACAAAATATTGTAATAACCCATCATGAAAAAAGGGATGTCAAAACGGCCGGCCATTTCCCGCGCAAAGTTCAGGCATTGCCGGACCGTCACCCCCTTTTCCAGGGCTTTCTGGTTAGCCTGGAGGATCACCGGTCCGTCGGCCATCGGTTCCGAAAAAGGGATCTGCAATTCCATCAGATCCACACCGGCCTTGACCATGGACTCGATGACTTGAAGACAGGTCTCCCAGGATGGATAACCCAGGACCAAATGGGTCATCAATAAAATATCTTTTTCCGCCCGTCTTTTTTTAAGGTAAGAATCAAATGGCATATTCATTGGCTTTCTCCTGAATAAATACCTTCCAACTCGGATCATCAAAGGCATCGGCGATGGTGAAGATATCCTTGTCGCCCCGCCCCGATTGATTGATCAGAATAATGTCCTCCCGGCTTAACCGGCCGGCCTCTTTAAAGGCCTGGGCAAAGGCATGGGCCGATTCCAGTGCCGGGATCAACCCTTCTTTTCGAATGGTAAGGGACAGGGCATCCATCACCTCCTGGTCGGTTACGGCCTCAGCCCGAATCCGGCCTTGTTCCTTGAGGGCGGATAAAATCGGCGAAACCCCAATGTAATCCAGGCCGGCAGCCACACTGTGGGTCTCTCTCATCTGGCCGTCTCCATCCTGTAAAAAATAGGTCTTATAGCCCTGGGCCACCCCAATGGACCCGTCCTTTGAAGCCAGCCTCGAGGCATGTTGGCCGGTTTCAAGTCCCTTGCCCCCGGCCTCGACGCCTACCAGTTCCACCGGATCATCTAAAAAGGCCCTGAAAATCCCCAGGGCATTTGAGCCGCCCCCGACACAGGCATAGATCCCCTTGGGGAGTTTGCCTTCTTTTTCCAGG
This is a stretch of genomic DNA from Deltaproteobacteria bacterium. It encodes these proteins:
- a CDS encoding pyridoxamine 5'-phosphate oxidase family protein, encoding MSLLEQTPGLLNALRGEMTPKFLATRSIEGIPNVVPCISLLPADDQEDTLFFGNFLLRKSIKNLEADRRLSILVITPELQGWILKGDFIEFQRSGLYVDRQKNSSHLRYNAYTGVRNAGLIRIRSMEKTFAISKLQVLKDFLMARLMASLKGNGEGTSPSDLVVIPRAVRIEFARMAAVKVLSWIGTDGYPQVIPALSLQPTGQKKLLYRKMAGLPSPTTEALVAGNILTFEAISYQIKGRWSEFHRSGLIRVEEIYAGGPPYPGGRIA
- a CDS encoding glycyl-radical enzyme activating protein, which produces MTQGIIFNIQKFSTEDGPGIRTTVFLKGCPLRCPWCHNPEGLRTEPDLMWYDRRCIGAKDCLSICPERALTLLPEGLRIDRGRCTLCGKCPKVCPAAALEMIGRPFTPDELMSELMKDQVFYRTSKGGVTFSGGEPMMQADFLIQVLPLCKEAGVHVALDTSGAVSWERFEELLPWVDLVLFDLKIIDGIAHKRAAGLPNGTILENVRRISAEGKPLWIRTPVIPGYTAGMENIRAIGGFIQEALPTVQRWDLLAYTNLGKPKYHRLDLAYRLEKTPLLTRSEMERLWQGAMELVPTALWSGATGD
- a CDS encoding formate C-acetyltransferase/glycerol dehydratase family glycyl radical enzyme; the protein is MKSAESCFALSPTQLWSAAPTLSPRVQKLREQFWSFYERQYTNEVRAYTTGTPWDMVYSIWSWTNVPEVALFQKGFRSYLWAAAKSVPLPPDFWKEPLIVRQALFFRQVVRFLLPVAILEGELIVGSHFNTALSRCLKKEEARLRNREEEAFLKVWNVLNNTGVGNCAAVPGHLVPNYPKVLRIGWKGISEEAQVVLNDPARNTEQKNLARAIIISAEAAGDLAKRYAVNAQRLAKAEADPNRREELYMIARICRKVPWLPPETFPEALQALWFTHMLAMAAESYPGPGLSPGRVDQYLYPYFEADRKAGRLEDETAREWLQCWWIKHNYVYDYQGWTGTNQGINSSFGQLITLGGIDAQGNDASNDLTYLMLEIVEEMNLLEPKPNVRIHARTSDRLLDRLVAMLAKAQGSPFLINFDENSMAGLRWQGLPEERLWDYAPVGCLENTLTGDDRSGTVDVNLNLAKAVELVLNNGRDMATGRQIGPLTGNPENFNDFIGFMEAFKQQLKAILEKLIAANNMADAGRARFEPVPYLSALVDGCLQNGKDCNAGGARYNFLTVEGVALATVADSLAAIKKLVYEDGQVEMGKLIEALRSNFEGQEDFHRILLNKAPKYGNDDGYADAIAREVSRFWTEEAFKHTSPTGKRYRGGYLSWNYWIAYAPTTAATPDGRRRGQFLSNAVCPVNGADHQGPTAVIKSVGKLGLETAPNGASHTMSFSPSLFRNPEQRQKLKALLRAYGQVGGTCLQVNVIDADTLREAQKFPDEYHNLLVRVTGYNAYFTGLGKEIQDEIIARESHPV
- a CDS encoding tryptophan synthase subunit alpha encodes the protein MPFDSYLKKRRAEKDILLMTHLVLGYPSWETCLQVIESMVKAGVDLMELQIPFSEPMADGPVILQANQKALEKGVTVRQCLNFAREMAGRFDIPFFMMGYYNILFKFGLDQFATALAEGNLKGAIVPDLPPEEGHEYLRVMKQQGLSPILFFSPTTPDSRMGHIASLARGFIYCLSRKGVTGADTSFSQEMAGYLVRCREATSLPLAVGFGIKDKSDVDFLKGKTDIAVIGSQTIRIVEQQGSGAVGAFIRSLR